A window of the Pedobacter frigiditerrae genome harbors these coding sequences:
- a CDS encoding DUF3823 domain-containing protein, with protein MKRITYYIAICLALLTASSCSKFDNYAAPDQTVKGVVTDAGTGKPIQTEVTTTDGSMTAGTRVRLVETSYSPTATPQFLASRQDGSFTNTKLFAATYTMTPEGAFVPPTPKVVEVKGGTTEVNFAVEPFLRVEWVGEPTYDAATGKVNAQYTIVRGTANAAYQDAIGDCVLYLNNTPYVGNTNFTLFTRPATPALTVTNSVASPVLPKGREIFLRVGARIGSRLYNYSTIKSVTIPN; from the coding sequence ATGAAAAGAATAACTTATTATATCGCAATATGTCTTGCTCTATTAACAGCAAGCTCATGTTCCAAATTTGATAACTACGCCGCTCCTGACCAAACCGTTAAAGGAGTGGTAACAGATGCAGGAACAGGAAAGCCAATTCAAACGGAAGTGACCACTACTGATGGATCTATGACAGCTGGAACTAGAGTTAGACTAGTAGAAACTAGTTATAGTCCAACTGCTACCCCTCAATTTCTAGCATCACGACAAGATGGTAGTTTTACAAACACCAAACTTTTTGCTGCAACTTATACCATGACTCCAGAAGGTGCGTTTGTACCTCCTACTCCAAAAGTGGTAGAGGTTAAAGGCGGCACCACAGAGGTTAATTTTGCTGTTGAACCTTTTCTTCGTGTAGAATGGGTTGGAGAACCAACTTATGATGCAGCAACTGGTAAAGTTAATGCTCAATACACTATAGTTAGAGGTACAGCCAATGCTGCGTATCAAGATGCCATTGGCGATTGTGTACTTTACCTTAACAACACACCCTATGTTGGAAATACTAATTTCACGCTATTCACTAGGCCGGCAACCCCAGCTTTAACTGTAACCAATAGTGTAGCAAGCCCTGTTTTGCCAAAAGGGAGAGAGATTTTTTTAAGGGTTGGCGCTAGAATAGGTTCAAGACTTTATAACTACAGCACAATAAAATCGGTAACTATCCCTAATTAA
- a CDS encoding endonuclease/exonuclease/phosphatase family protein, which yields MKRFLLIAIILFSLSASLCAQQMNLGSYNLRYDNQTDSAAGNGWKVRYPVIAQVIKFNDLDVFGVQEGFHHMLNNLADSLPGYKWIGEGRDGGQKGEHSAIYYKEAKFKLLKSGNFWLSATDTEKPNVGWDAALTRVCTWAQFKEIKTGFIFNFFNVHMDHVGVLARSESAKLIMAKMREITGGKPTILTGDFNANQNSDAYFTINNSGLLKDSYVLSPIKLANGPTFNGFKIGGSNNNARIDHIFVTKQFKVKRYGILTQTFNGKLPSDHYPVVINVSY from the coding sequence ATGAAACGTTTTTTACTTATAGCCATCATATTATTTTCATTGTCAGCTTCGCTATGCGCTCAACAAATGAACCTCGGTTCTTATAACTTGCGTTATGATAATCAGACAGATTCTGCCGCTGGAAATGGATGGAAGGTGCGTTATCCAGTTATAGCACAAGTGATTAAGTTTAACGATTTGGATGTTTTTGGTGTTCAGGAAGGCTTTCATCACATGTTAAATAACCTAGCAGATAGTTTGCCAGGTTATAAGTGGATTGGTGAGGGTAGAGATGGTGGTCAAAAAGGTGAGCACTCTGCCATCTATTATAAGGAAGCTAAGTTTAAACTGTTAAAAAGCGGAAACTTTTGGCTTTCGGCAACGGATACTGAAAAACCTAATGTAGGTTGGGATGCAGCATTAACCCGTGTGTGCACTTGGGCTCAATTCAAGGAAATAAAAACAGGTTTCATTTTTAATTTTTTCAATGTGCACATGGATCATGTAGGTGTTTTGGCTCGTAGTGAGAGTGCAAAATTAATTATGGCAAAAATGAGGGAGATTACTGGTGGTAAGCCAACAATATTGACTGGAGATTTCAATGCAAACCAGAATTCTGATGCTTATTTTACTATAAATAATTCGGGATTGTTAAAGGACAGCTATGTTTTATCGCCTATTAAATTGGCCAATGGACCTACTTTTAATGGTTTTAAGATTGGGGGTAGCAACAATAATGCTCGTATCGATCATATTTTTGTAACCAAACAATTTAAGGTAAAACGCTATGGCATTTTAACACAAACCTTTAATGGCAAATTGCCTTCAGATCATTATCCAGTGGTCATTAATGTGAGTTATTAG
- a CDS encoding RagB/SusD family nutrient uptake outer membrane protein has translation MKKKLYILLAVVITSFAACQKLDVPPVNIVQDADLFTTEAGVDAYISRMYYTMPIEDFKYHPVGAFNQTGQVGSPHAISGEAVSRDLGNVTETHNYWSAAYLLIRDCNYFIATMPTYASNHKPEQVQMWIAEAQFVRAFTYFALVKRYGGVPLVDKLLTKPGETISELASEIEELKIPRSSEEAIWDFVAKELDAVYITLPETNKSNRANKYVAAALKSRAMLYAGTIAKYNTIDLTTGGIRLCGVPASKAVTYFKAAYDAANLLNGKYALYKNKWSATDKEAQYQNFVSLFLDNSTANRESIFARQFKYPDLTHMYDALNVPKQWEGPQGNYSSETLPTLNLVEMYEGFPKNPDGTIQTMDAGGKYLTYTNTMDIFANVEPRLRATVILPGDLFKSVQIEVRRGVFTGASTGGLSDLTPGNASTAYPATLLGSATVAANLDAANLVTLSNGTKITRSGASGIYTAIGANATGGTYTGFYVRKYLSPEKPQAETLPNRSDQQFIEFRYGEVVLNKAEAAYELFLLGQGATYATEALTLTNSIRERAGASLYVAINNINDVRTERRRELAFENKTIWDLRRWRIANLEQNNTIYKALIPIMLQDQSKYILDVRNEERGVNYTFQTRWYYNQIPTAAIAKSLNLVQNPGW, from the coding sequence ATGAAAAAGAAACTATATATATTATTAGCTGTGGTGATCACATCATTTGCAGCTTGCCAGAAACTGGATGTGCCGCCTGTAAACATTGTTCAGGATGCCGATCTATTTACTACAGAAGCTGGTGTTGATGCTTACATATCAAGAATGTATTATACCATGCCAATTGAGGATTTTAAATATCACCCAGTTGGGGCTTTTAACCAAACTGGCCAAGTAGGTTCACCACATGCCATTAGTGGCGAGGCGGTAAGTAGGGATTTAGGGAATGTGACAGAAACACACAATTACTGGAGCGCAGCTTATTTATTAATCCGCGATTGTAATTACTTTATCGCTACGATGCCAACTTATGCAAGCAACCATAAACCAGAGCAGGTTCAAATGTGGATAGCTGAAGCACAATTTGTTCGTGCTTTCACTTACTTTGCTTTAGTGAAACGTTATGGAGGAGTTCCATTAGTTGATAAATTATTAACCAAACCTGGGGAAACTATTTCTGAGCTTGCTTCTGAAATTGAAGAGCTTAAAATACCACGTTCAAGTGAAGAAGCGATTTGGGACTTTGTTGCCAAAGAATTGGATGCAGTTTACATTACCCTGCCAGAAACCAATAAATCTAATAGAGCGAACAAATATGTTGCTGCGGCATTAAAATCAAGAGCAATGTTGTATGCTGGAACTATCGCGAAGTACAATACAATTGATTTAACAACTGGTGGTATACGTTTGTGCGGTGTGCCTGCTTCAAAAGCGGTTACCTATTTTAAAGCAGCTTATGATGCGGCAAATTTATTAAATGGCAAATATGCATTGTATAAAAATAAATGGTCGGCAACTGATAAGGAAGCCCAATATCAAAATTTTGTAAGTCTATTCTTAGACAATTCAACCGCAAACAGAGAGTCTATTTTTGCTAGGCAGTTTAAATATCCTGACTTGACGCACATGTACGATGCATTAAATGTGCCTAAACAATGGGAGGGTCCACAAGGAAATTATTCTTCAGAGACCCTACCAACCCTGAACTTGGTAGAAATGTATGAGGGTTTCCCAAAAAATCCTGATGGGACGATTCAAACGATGGATGCTGGTGGTAAATATTTAACCTATACCAATACCATGGATATTTTTGCCAATGTAGAACCAAGGTTAAGGGCTACTGTAATATTGCCTGGCGATTTATTTAAAAGTGTTCAAATTGAAGTACGCAGAGGTGTTTTCACAGGAGCTTCAACGGGAGGTTTAAGTGACCTAACCCCTGGAAATGCAAGTACAGCTTATCCTGCTACTTTATTGGGATCTGCAACTGTAGCGGCAAACCTTGATGCAGCAAATTTAGTAACACTTTCAAACGGAACTAAAATCACTAGGTCTGGTGCGAGTGGTATTTACACAGCAATTGGCGCTAATGCAACTGGAGGTACTTACACAGGCTTTTATGTGAGAAAATATTTAAGTCCAGAAAAACCACAAGCAGAAACATTGCCTAATCGTTCAGACCAGCAATTTATTGAGTTTAGATATGGCGAAGTTGTATTGAACAAAGCAGAAGCTGCTTATGAATTATTCCTTTTAGGGCAAGGCGCTACTTACGCTACTGAGGCTTTAACCTTAACTAATTCGATAAGGGAACGTGCAGGAGCATCACTATATGTTGCAATTAACAACATTAATGACGTTAGAACGGAACGTAGAAGAGAGTTGGCTTTTGAGAACAAAACCATTTGGGATTTAAGAAGATGGCGCATTGCGAATTTAGAGCAAAATAACACCATTTATAAAGCCCTTATACCAATTATGTTGCAAGATCAAAGCAAATATATTTTGGATGTAAGAAATGAGGAGCGTGGTGTAAACTATACCTTCCAAACTAGATGGTATTATAATCAAATTCCAACTGCAGCAATTGCTAAAAGTTTAAACCTTGTACAAAACCCAGGATGGTAA
- a CDS encoding GntR family transcriptional regulator — MKVKFSIDHKSHIPLHIQAEELLRNLIKDPQYATKFLPNEVDMAKQLAISRTTLRQALNKLVYEGLLIRKKGVGTKVAEVSVSSKSNNWLSFSQEMQARGIPIKNFELHISWVTPDEKLAHFFDISTDKKVLKLERLRGRLEGPFVYFISYFHPRVGLTGEEDFKRPLYEILEKEHSVVANLSKEEISAKEADKFISAKLEVEPGSAILVRKRFVYDQGDRPIEFNLGYYRADSFVYTVESRRD; from the coding sequence ATGAAGGTGAAATTTTCTATCGACCATAAAAGTCATATTCCATTGCACATACAGGCAGAGGAATTACTGCGGAACCTAATTAAGGATCCACAGTATGCTACGAAGTTTCTTCCTAATGAAGTTGACATGGCCAAGCAGCTTGCCATTTCTAGAACAACCTTAAGGCAAGCCTTAAATAAATTAGTTTACGAAGGTCTGCTGATTAGAAAAAAAGGCGTTGGAACTAAGGTTGCCGAGGTTTCTGTAAGCTCAAAGTCTAATAATTGGCTCAGCTTTTCTCAAGAGATGCAAGCGAGAGGTATTCCAATTAAAAACTTTGAGTTACACATTAGTTGGGTTACCCCTGATGAAAAATTAGCTCACTTTTTTGACATCAGTACCGATAAAAAGGTGTTAAAGCTAGAACGTTTAAGAGGCCGACTAGAAGGTCCGTTTGTTTATTTCATCTCTTATTTCCACCCACGAGTTGGATTAACGGGCGAAGAAGACTTTAAAAGACCGCTTTATGAAATCCTAGAGAAAGAACATTCTGTTGTGGCCAATTTATCCAAAGAAGAAATTAGCGCAAAGGAAGCCGATAAGTTTATCAGCGCTAAATTGGAGGTAGAACCAGGCTCAGCTATTTTAGTAAGAAAGCGTTTTGTTTACGACCAAGGAGATAGGCCAATCGAATTTAACCTAGGTTATTACAGGGCCGATAGCTTCGTTTATACTGTAGAAAGCAGAAGGGATTAG
- a CDS encoding GH92 family glycosyl hydrolase — protein MMNLKKLFVFLLMLSLSIKLNAQQKEPVDYADPLLGTSESRWMLNPGATMPFGMVQLSPDNQGDVWKSGYEYSLNNIGGFSHVHSWTMVGLSVMPTVGLLSTYRGAADAPTTGWTSGYRSRIDKSTEVAKPGYYGITLMNGNIRTELTSTTRAGFFRFTYPEAHDEAHILLDLDIPGEAKTNILDAKITRISDTEIEGYSHQKWSWNEYTIHFVVRFNKPMKSFGGWNGDKVQKEIKQVLGKGRVGAFADFKVNAGDVILMQTGISLVSIEQARLNLETEMNPFKWDFDAVKTNARNVWNTMLSKIKVEGGTETDKKKFYSNFYRSYVARTTWSDVNGKYVDVNEKVQQANSPVYGSDALWNTFWNLNQLWGLVNPDITSNWAKSLIEIYRTGGWLPKGPAGIEYSGIMEASHEIPLIVGAYQKGIRDFDIETAYKAMLHQQTTNGVKTPENGFAGNRFFDSYMKLGYVPNEEGQVSNTLEYAYDDWCVAQFAKAIGKKDGYELFLKRAGNYKNVFDPETKYIRMKNRDGSWVKDWTPFCCTSFSGSGYLEGNAWQYSFFNPHDVQGIINLMGKDEFNNRLNDGFEKSVKYNFNAEGDQYDLVPVNHGNQPNMQAAWLFNYSGKPWLTQKWTREIMNRYYGSTPYHGWLGDEDEGQMGAWYVMAAMGLFETDGGVSSKPFYEIGSPIFNKITIALDDKYYSGKTFVIEAKNTSDANRYIQSAKLDGKDLTKPWFYHADLVDGGSLTLEMGAAPNMKWGVKPTDAPPSMSPTKKQ, from the coding sequence ATGATGAACCTAAAGAAATTATTCGTCTTTTTATTGATGCTCTCTTTGAGCATAAAACTGAATGCGCAGCAAAAGGAACCGGTTGATTATGCTGATCCGCTGTTAGGCACTTCAGAATCTAGGTGGATGTTAAATCCTGGCGCTACAATGCCCTTTGGAATGGTTCAGCTTAGTCCAGATAACCAAGGCGATGTTTGGAAGTCTGGTTATGAATATTCTTTAAATAACATAGGTGGCTTTAGCCATGTACATTCGTGGACAATGGTTGGACTTTCGGTAATGCCTACAGTTGGATTGTTGAGCACTTATCGCGGTGCTGCAGATGCGCCAACAACAGGCTGGACTTCAGGTTACAGATCGCGAATTGATAAAAGCACAGAAGTTGCAAAGCCAGGTTATTATGGCATTACCTTAATGAATGGAAATATCCGAACAGAACTAACCAGTACAACTAGGGCAGGTTTTTTTAGGTTCACTTATCCCGAAGCGCACGACGAGGCGCATATCCTATTAGATTTAGACATCCCTGGCGAGGCGAAAACAAATATTTTAGACGCAAAAATTACCAGAATATCTGATACAGAAATTGAGGGTTATTCTCATCAAAAATGGAGTTGGAACGAATATACCATCCACTTTGTGGTAAGATTTAATAAGCCAATGAAAAGTTTTGGTGGTTGGAATGGAGATAAGGTGCAAAAAGAAATCAAACAGGTTTTAGGAAAAGGACGAGTTGGTGCATTTGCAGATTTTAAGGTAAACGCTGGTGATGTAATTCTCATGCAAACAGGGATTTCTTTAGTTAGCATTGAGCAGGCTAGGCTTAACCTAGAAACAGAAATGAATCCTTTCAAATGGGATTTTGATGCTGTAAAAACAAACGCCAGGAATGTTTGGAACACCATGCTGAGTAAAATCAAAGTAGAAGGTGGTACAGAAACTGACAAGAAAAAATTCTATTCTAACTTTTATAGGTCTTACGTAGCCCGTACCACATGGAGCGATGTGAATGGTAAATATGTGGATGTAAATGAGAAAGTTCAACAAGCTAATTCTCCAGTATATGGTTCAGATGCACTATGGAATACCTTTTGGAACTTAAACCAATTATGGGGACTTGTTAATCCAGATATTACCAGTAATTGGGCAAAGTCGCTGATTGAGATTTATAGAACAGGTGGTTGGCTTCCAAAAGGTCCGGCGGGGATTGAATATTCGGGTATCATGGAGGCCTCTCATGAAATCCCTTTAATAGTTGGTGCTTACCAAAAAGGGATTAGGGATTTTGATATTGAAACAGCCTATAAGGCAATGTTGCATCAGCAGACTACCAATGGGGTTAAAACTCCAGAAAATGGATTTGCAGGCAATCGCTTTTTTGATTCCTATATGAAACTTGGATACGTGCCTAACGAAGAAGGACAAGTATCAAACACCTTAGAATATGCTTATGATGATTGGTGTGTGGCGCAGTTTGCAAAAGCAATTGGAAAGAAAGATGGTTACGAGCTATTCTTAAAAAGAGCAGGGAATTATAAGAATGTATTTGATCCTGAAACCAAATACATCAGAATGAAAAACAGAGATGGAAGCTGGGTTAAAGATTGGACCCCATTCTGCTGCACAAGCTTTAGTGGTTCAGGTTATTTAGAAGGTAACGCTTGGCAATACAGTTTTTTCAATCCACATGATGTGCAAGGCATTATTAATTTAATGGGTAAAGATGAATTTAATAACCGCTTAAATGATGGTTTTGAAAAATCAGTAAAATACAATTTCAATGCAGAAGGAGATCAATATGATTTGGTTCCTGTAAATCACGGTAATCAGCCTAATATGCAAGCAGCTTGGTTATTTAACTATTCGGGTAAGCCATGGCTCACTCAAAAATGGACAAGGGAAATCATGAATAGGTATTATGGTTCAACGCCCTACCACGGCTGGTTGGGAGATGAAGATGAAGGGCAAATGGGCGCTTGGTATGTAATGGCTGCAATGGGTTTATTTGAAACAGATGGAGGAGTTTCATCTAAGCCATTTTATGAAATTGGTAGTCCGATTTTTAACAAAATTACCATTGCTTTGGATGATAAATATTATTCGGGTAAAACGTTTGTGATTGAGGCTAAAAACACCTCCGATGCTAATAGATATATCCAATCGGCCAAGTTAGATGGGAAAGACTTAACTAAACCTTGGTTTTATCATGCTGATTTAGTTGATGGTGGTTCTTTGACCTTAGAAATGGGTGCCGCACCAAATATGAAATGGGGAGTTAAACCCACTGATGCACCGCCATCGATGTCTCCTACTAAAAAACAATAA
- a CDS encoding TonB-dependent receptor yields the protein MKSFLLNRLSKKELNQSSLLSQNSKLQESDWRYKLQSLKLLLCSFFLACSIFGTAYAQNTVKLTGTVKDETGPLPGVGVTVKGTTNATTTGPDGKYSITAKVGETLVFTMIGYKANEVVIGSQTQVNVTLASTASDLNEVIVVGYGSQKKATLTGAVSSVTAKEIVTTKNENVQNMLTGKIAGVRVVQNSSEPGAFNTSFDVRGLGSPLVVVDGVVRNNFSRLSAEDIESITVLKDASAAIYGVRSANGVVLITTKKGKKGSVELNYNGSYSLQKPSFMPNSVNIFEYMTLANEYSLHLGGTGAYNKGPVRFTPADFTAYQNGTKVASDWNAAVLRYTAPQSQHDISASGGNENTTYFASLGVQDQEGFFKSGDLNYNRYNLRANLTTKLAKNLTFDINLTGIVDQKNQLKEDTYWVIRSTWYQAPTEPIFANNNPAYLAKVPSSLNAYAHANADVSGYRNIQNKWFQSSTSLKYDATFLKGLSLKGLFSYDYQIATNKYYTKTYNLYTYTAATDTYAPEAQFSPSTLRREFYEYPSILFQASANYNKSFGSHNISALALYERNTLKGDNFFAQRNLTIPVDQLLAGSTTDQQGFMSTAQGSLFNNQTASYVGKFTYDYDGKYLAEVGFRADGSSKFSVNEQWGFFPYASAGYRVSEEKFWKDSPLKFINNFKIRGSYGEQGDDSAATYQFITGYNYPATGSVFNGVYVTGASSKGLANPIITWFTAKQLDIGVDAEMWNGLFGFSVDYFVRNRSGLLGTQANSLPDVVGVNFPQENLNGDRSRGIDLELNHRNQLGNFSYSVKGIMGITRTMNTTRVQARAGNSYLNWENSNFTANRWNNLYWGYGTTGQFENYQAIKNSPIYASRTTVVGDYRYEDWNGDGVISSQDSHPISTSGLPTLTYGLTLNAAYKNWDFSTTISGAGNVYVSYFEQLNTPLWAGGNALKQFLDRYHPEDPNADPFDPNTKWIPGYYAYTGTVPFTNTLANAQNAKYFRIKTIELGYSLPQKWFNKVGVKGLRFYANAFNLLTVTDLKFLDPEHPSSDFGYVYPLDKKFTFGLNLKL from the coding sequence ATGAAATCATTTTTACTAAATCGCCTCAGCAAAAAAGAACTGAACCAATCTAGTTTGCTGTCGCAAAATTCTAAGCTGCAAGAAAGCGATTGGCGCTACAAATTGCAGTCACTTAAACTTTTACTCTGTTCTTTCTTTTTGGCTTGCAGTATTTTTGGAACTGCTTATGCGCAGAACACTGTAAAACTAACGGGAACAGTGAAAGATGAAACTGGACCACTTCCGGGTGTTGGTGTTACCGTAAAAGGAACAACAAATGCCACCACAACAGGCCCTGATGGAAAATACAGTATCACTGCTAAAGTGGGCGAAACATTAGTGTTTACCATGATTGGCTACAAGGCCAATGAAGTTGTTATAGGTAGTCAAACACAGGTAAACGTAACATTAGCCTCTACTGCATCAGATTTAAATGAAGTAATTGTAGTGGGTTATGGATCTCAGAAAAAGGCTACTTTAACTGGTGCCGTATCCTCAGTAACAGCAAAAGAAATTGTAACCACTAAAAACGAAAACGTTCAGAACATGTTAACTGGTAAAATTGCTGGTGTACGTGTGGTGCAAAACAGTAGTGAGCCAGGAGCTTTTAACACCTCATTTGATGTAAGGGGATTAGGTTCTCCTCTAGTGGTTGTAGATGGGGTTGTTAGAAATAACTTCTCCCGTTTAAGCGCTGAGGACATAGAAAGTATCACCGTGTTAAAAGATGCTTCTGCTGCTATTTATGGGGTACGTTCAGCAAATGGTGTAGTGTTAATTACGACTAAAAAAGGTAAAAAGGGAAGTGTAGAGCTTAACTATAATGGTTCCTACTCACTTCAAAAGCCGTCATTCATGCCTAATTCAGTTAATATTTTCGAATACATGACTTTGGCTAATGAATATTCACTTCACTTAGGTGGAACAGGCGCATACAATAAAGGGCCTGTTCGTTTTACGCCAGCTGATTTTACTGCCTATCAAAATGGCACTAAAGTGGCGTCTGATTGGAATGCCGCTGTATTGAGGTATACCGCTCCTCAATCTCAACATGACATCAGTGCGTCTGGTGGTAATGAAAACACAACTTATTTTGCGAGTTTAGGTGTTCAAGATCAAGAAGGATTTTTCAAGTCGGGCGATTTAAACTACAACCGTTATAACCTTAGGGCAAATTTAACAACTAAACTGGCTAAAAACTTAACTTTCGATATCAACTTAACAGGTATCGTTGATCAAAAAAATCAATTGAAGGAAGATACTTATTGGGTAATTAGAAGTACTTGGTACCAAGCACCAACAGAACCAATTTTTGCAAACAACAATCCTGCTTATTTAGCAAAAGTGCCTAGTTCATTAAATGCTTATGCGCATGCAAATGCTGATGTAAGTGGTTATCGTAATATTCAGAACAAATGGTTCCAATCATCTACCAGTTTAAAGTATGATGCAACATTTTTAAAAGGTTTGAGTTTAAAAGGTTTATTTAGTTACGATTATCAAATTGCCACCAATAAATATTATACTAAAACTTATAACCTTTATACCTACACTGCTGCAACTGATACTTACGCTCCAGAAGCTCAGTTTTCTCCTTCAACATTAAGAAGAGAGTTTTATGAATACCCAAGTATACTCTTCCAAGCCTCTGCGAACTATAATAAATCATTCGGTTCGCACAATATTAGTGCATTGGCATTATATGAACGAAACACCTTAAAGGGTGATAACTTTTTCGCACAGCGAAACCTAACCATCCCTGTAGATCAGTTATTGGCAGGTTCTACTACTGATCAGCAAGGTTTCATGTCAACCGCTCAGGGCAGTCTTTTCAATAATCAAACTGCCTCTTATGTAGGTAAGTTTACTTATGATTATGATGGAAAGTATTTAGCTGAAGTAGGCTTTAGGGCTGATGGTTCCTCAAAATTTTCAGTAAACGAACAATGGGGATTTTTCCCTTACGCTTCAGCTGGTTATCGTGTATCTGAAGAAAAATTCTGGAAAGACTCGCCACTTAAATTCATAAACAACTTTAAGATTCGTGGATCTTATGGCGAACAAGGTGATGACTCTGCTGCTACTTATCAATTCATTACTGGTTATAACTATCCAGCTACTGGATCTGTATTTAATGGCGTTTATGTTACTGGTGCTTCTAGTAAAGGTTTAGCCAATCCGATCATCACTTGGTTTACTGCGAAACAGTTAGATATTGGTGTAGATGCTGAAATGTGGAATGGATTATTTGGATTTTCTGTTGATTATTTTGTAAGAAACAGAAGTGGATTGTTGGGAACACAAGCTAACAGTTTACCAGATGTTGTGGGTGTTAATTTCCCTCAAGAAAACTTAAATGGCGATCGCTCAAGAGGTATCGATTTAGAACTTAACCACCGCAACCAGTTGGGTAATTTTTCTTATAGCGTTAAAGGTATAATGGGCATTACCCGTACCATGAATACTACACGTGTACAGGCACGAGCAGGAAACTCTTACTTAAATTGGGAAAACAGCAATTTCACGGCTAATCGTTGGAACAACTTATACTGGGGTTATGGAACAACCGGCCAGTTTGAGAATTATCAAGCCATTAAAAACAGTCCGATTTATGCTTCTAGAACCACCGTTGTTGGCGATTACAGATACGAAGATTGGAATGGAGATGGCGTAATTAGTTCACAAGATTCACATCCAATTTCTACATCAGGCTTACCCACTTTAACTTATGGATTGACTCTTAATGCTGCTTATAAAAACTGGGATTTTAGTACAACCATCAGCGGTGCTGGAAACGTATATGTTTCTTATTTTGAGCAATTGAATACGCCGCTTTGGGCTGGAGGTAATGCCTTAAAACAATTCTTAGACAGGTACCATCCTGAAGATCCTAATGCAGATCCATTTGATCCTAACACAAAGTGGATACCAGGTTATTACGCTTATACTGGTACGGTGCCATTTACCAATACCTTGGCTAATGCCCAAAATGCTAAATATTTCAGAATAAAAACCATCGAATTAGGTTACAGCTTACCACAAAAATGGTTTAACAAAGTAGGCGTAAAAGGATTAAGATTTTATGCCAATGCATTCAACTTGCTTACAGTTACCGATTTGAAGTTCCTAGATCCAGAACACCCATCAAGTGATTTTGGTTATGTGTATCCATTGGATAAAAAATTCACTTTTGGCCTTAACCTTAAATTATAA